AATTCTTGAAAAGCGTCGTTTGAGTTCAAACGTAGTCCTGCTGGTCATTGATGCACCGTATGTTGCAAAGAAGGCCGAGCCGGGACAGTTCATCATTCTCCGCGTTGATGCGGACGGTGAGCGTATCCCGCTGACCATCTCTGCATACGACCGCAAGAAGGGCACCATCACGATTGTTGTGCAGGAAGTCGGCGCAACGACCATGAAGCTGGGTCAGATGAACCAAGGCGACTGCCTGCATGACTTTGTAGGCCCGCTGGGCAAAGCGTCTGAATTCGACGGCATCAAGAAGGCTGCTGTTGTCGGCGGCGGTCTGGGCTGTGCCATCGCACTGCCGCAGGCACAGAAGCTGCACGACATGGGTGTTGACGTAGATCTGATCGCAGGCTTCCGCAACACTGATGCCATCATTCTCGAAGATGAGATGAAGGGCGCATGTTCCAGACTGACGCTGGTAACCGATGACGGTTCCAACGGTCACAAGGGCTTTGTTACTGATGCGCTGAAAGAACTGATTGAAGCCGGCAACAAGTACGACGTTGTCATTGCCATCGGCCCGATGATTATGATGAAGTTCGTCTGCAAGACGACTGAGCCATACGGCATCAAGACCATCGTTTCCATGAACACCATCATGGTTGACGGCACGGGTATGTGCGGCGGCTGCCGTCTGACAGTTGGCGGCGAGACCAAGTTCGCTTGTGTAGACGGTCCGGACTTCGACGGTCATCAGGTTGACTTCGATGAGGCTATGCGCCGTTCCGCTATCTACAAGCCGCAGGAGCAGGCTGCTAGAGAGCACCAGTGCAATCTCATGAAAATGGAGGTAAAGTAAAGATGGCAAAGCCGAATATGTCCCCAGTGAAGAATCCGATCCCGGAACAGGATCCGAACGTAAGAAATAAGAACTTCTTGGAAGTTTCCCTCGGTTATGACGAGGCTACCGCAGTGGACGAAGCAACTCGCTGCTTGAACTGTAAAAATAAGCCGTGTGTTGGCGGCTGTCCGGTAAATGTACAGATTCCGGAGTTCATCTCCCTGATTAAGGAAGGCAAGTTCCTGGAAGCAAACGCAAAGATCAAGGAGACCAGCTCCCTTCCGGCTGTCTGCGGTCGTGTATGCCCGCAGGAGAGCCAGTGCGAGAGCAAGTGTGTCCGCGGCATCAAGGGCGAACCGGTTGGCATTGGCCGTCTGGAGCGCTTTGCTGCTGACTATGCAATGGCACATCCGTCCAACGATCCGATCGAAGTACCGGCATCCAACGGTCACAAGGTTGCTGTTGTCGGTGCAGGCCCTGCTGGTCTGACCTGTGCAGGCGATCTGGTTGCAAAGGGCTACGAGGTTACCGTATTTGAAGTACTGCACACCGCCGGCGGCGTGCTGATGTACGGCATTCCGGAGTTCCGTCTGCCGAAGGCAATCGTACAGAAGGAAATCGACACGCTGAAGGCAAAGGGCGTAAAGTTCATGCTCAACTTTGTTGTCGGCCGTACCGAGACCATCGACGACCTGTTTGCTGCTGGTTATGAGGCTATTTTCGTAGGCTCTGGCGCTGGTCTGCCGAACTTCATGCGCATTCCGGGCGAGGGCTTCAACGGCGTTTACTCTGCAAACGAGTACCTGACCCGTGTAAACCTGATGAAGGCATACAAGGAAGATTCCGATACGCCGATTTACCACGCAAAGCGCGTCGCTGTATTTGGCGGCGGCAACGTAGCAATGGACGCTGCTCGCTGCGCAAAGCGTATGGGTGCTGAGGAAGTATACATTGTATACCGCCGTTCCGAGGCAGAGCTTCCGGCACGTAAGGAAGAAGTTCACCATGCAAAGGAAGAAGGCATCATCTTCAAGCTGCTGGCTAACCCGATTGAGATTTACGGCGATGACGACTTCCATGTAAAGAGCGTACATATCCAGAACATGGAGCTGGGTGAGCCGGATGAGTCCGGCCGCCGTCGTCCGGTTCCGATTGAGGGCAGCACGGACGTTCTCGACGTTGACGCTGTTATCGTTGCAATCGGCACTTCCCCGAACCCGCTGATTCGCACCACGACCCCGGGTCTGGACGCAAACCGCAAGGGCTGCATTGTCGCTGACGAAGTTGGCGCAACCTCCAAGGAAGGCGTATTCGCAGGCGGTGACGCTGTTACCGGCGCTGCTACCGTTATCCTGGCAATGGGCGCTGGCAAGAAGGCTGCCGCTGCTATGGACGAGTACATTCAGAACAAGAACAAGTAATTTGATCTGAACATAAAGCAATCCCCCGCCGAAAACCGGCGGGGGATTTTTCGTCTTTATGTGGGAAACCGGAGCAAGTATTTTGCTCCTTCGGGCTGCACGGTTCGCTCCGCAATGCAGATTTTCCCGTCTTGTGCTTTTACCAAGTAGTCTCCCTGCGTCAAGCAGATATGTCCTTCCTATATGTGAATGTCAGTTTAATATTTTCTGTAATTAAATGAAAATATAATTATTGCATAAAAACTAAAAAGCAAGCAGATAAATAATCAAAAATATATTTTATTTTTGTTTTCATAAGGAACAGATAGAAACATTTTTAAAGGCGGCGTACATATTGCACACCGCCTTTTGCTTTAATATCTTCCGCCACCGATATATCGTTGACTATAGTAATTTGAGTTAATATTGTCTAAGATGATTCCCTGTCTCGTATTTGCAGCATGAATCATATAACCGTTTCCGATGTAAAAACCTACATGACTAACTATTTTGGAAATTGGTGTAGATGTTGAAAAGAACACCAAATCTCCCGCTTTTAAGTTGGATTTTGATACTTTTTGGCAGTTAGAATACTGAGCATAAGATGTTCTAGGGATGGTCTTTCCCATCTTTGCATAGAGCATTTTTGTGAATCCAGAACAGTCATATGCATCCGGCCCATTGCCACCCCAAACATACGGATAACCAATATACCGCCGTGCAATGGCAATCGCTTCAGTGATAGATACATTGGCAGAAGATGGGGAGGAATTTGGCTTAGACTTTGATGTGTACTGAGAACTAATGTATCCGGTCTTGCCGTTATATGAAATTAAATACCAACCATTTGACAAATTGCGCGTTGAAACCGTCGCTCCCCTATCTCTACTTGTTCACCAGTTGTCAGAGTTCCTACAATACTACTCGTATTATAAGGATCACTCCGTAGATTGGCATCCTCGGACACACTTGCTGTTGCTGCATATGCTTTATCAACAGACAATAATGCAGAAGCACAAACAAGCAGTCCTAATAATGGTTTCTTGATTTTCAAAAAACAGATCCTCTCTTGCAGAGCTAAATTGTGGGTTATATAAGTAGAGAAATCCTCTGCATAACTTTTCTAGCAGATCGGACTAAGACCCGCCAGTTTTAATATAGAATTTTTAGGCAAAAAAATAGTCCTTGCGTTTATAACAAAGACTATTTCTGCTTGCTTTTTTCTGCTATTTGCTATTTTTAATTTTATCAGAATACTCCTGTTTCAATTCCTCTGCCAGATACATGTCGCTCATGCAGTGCATATCGGAAACGCCATCACGGATCAACTGATAGACCTGAGAGTGATAAAAGAAATCTAATGCCGCATCCAGTGAAAGTCCCTGCTGTTTAGCAAAGCACTCGATAACACGACTATATTTTTTCTGAAGCAAAATCGGGTTCGCTGTCATAATGTTTCACTCCCTTCAAAATGTAGCAGAGACAGTGCGCTCTCTGTGCGGAAACAAATTTGCAAGTTCGGCTTTTCATAACGCAGGCGGTTGATAGCTTCCACCTTATCAATCAGCCCGTCAAAGAACAGTTCCACGGTATTGAACACCTTATCATTGGCAACACCACCCACAACCAAATCATACTCTGTTGAATCTTTTCCACTGCGGCAATTGAGAATAAAATCCAGCCATTCTTCGGAATAAGAATCGAATTCCATTGTTTTCAGCTCGTTTTCCCTGCTCTCATCGTATTCATACCGAGAAATAATACCGTCTTTCCCACGGCGTTTGAATTTACCGCACCACTTCACCGCTTGTTCATACAAAGGCGTGACATAGAAGCCACGCCCGAAATCTACATTGGGGCGGGAATGTACCAAATCCGGCTTTGCAATCTCTAAAAAAGAACCATGATAGAGAATCATATTTCCACGCCCCTTTCTTTCATAACATCAAGGAGATCGTTGACAATATATTCCCGACTCTGGGTATGCAGTACTTCATATTCTGGCACGATGTAACCGTTTAGAATATCGCTCTGTTCAGTAAATGCCTGATAAACACGCTTTGCATCCACATCCAGCTTTGCCGCTACATTTTCAATACAAAATACAGCAAACTCTAGCTCACTGGAATTTTTGATTTTTTCATTTGTCATCGCACTAAAACCTCCTTAAATGTTTTTTCAATTCCAAAAAACTACAAAATCTCGATATTGCTGTTAATTTATGTTATTTGTTATTATACTGTATTTTCCGTCTTATTACAATGAAAAAACTATACACAACAAAACCTTTCGTATACTATTCTGCTTCTAATTATAATCTTCAAAGGAGTCGAATTCGACCCCTTTAGTGTTGAACTATTCTAATCTGTTTTTGACCAGCTCTCAGCGATAAGGCTCTGATTGCTTAAACACTGAACATAACAAAGATTTAATGCTTCAACAGATGATACTTGGAAAATGTCTTTCACTTTTTATTCGTCCTCCAACTAACGTAGCAGTACAATAAACATCCTCAACGTTGATAGGATTTTTCTTTGCACAGTTCAATTCCACCAAGTATTGATTCAGAGCAATCGAAAGTGCATCTAAAGTTGCAGATTTCCCATTCATTCCAGCTAAAACGTTGCATTTTGGATGAAATTCAATTTCATAATCTGGAAAATATCTGAAGTTTTTAAGTTTCAATGTCTTTATTTTCATAAAATCCTCCAGCAAAACTTCTGCCCTAATATCGGGCGGGAGAGTCAATCTTAATAATTTATACCTTTGGCAAAAAGAAATAGTCTCCTGCTGCTAAAAAAGCTGCTTGAGATGAGGCACTATGCTTTTGCACGGTATTTTCTCTGTATTCATCCTCGTGCAAAGACCAACAATGAACTACAATATCTTTATCATTCGGATCATCTTCATTCGAAGTTGGCTTTCCAACCAGAATTAAATCTTGAATTGCTTTATTTTTATGGATTAACTCAATAAAAATCTCAGAATATCCTGGAGTATCACCGATTTCAGCGACTAGAGTTCCAGATGGTACAGGAATTTCCAATCGTGTCGGCTTAATATCTCGACGTTTTAATTCTTCAATGAGTTCTTCATCGCTAAAATCTTTAAGTTTTTTATTTGGTTCACTAATAATAATAGTTTTCATCAAAAGTCCTCCATATTTTCTTCCCAACCTTCTTGTACTACATCAAATTCATTCTCATTGTAATACCGACAGCCATCAATTTCGTAAGATCCATCTTCCCATGCTTCCTTAAATTCCTGATAAGAATCTGGAAACAAGATTCCGCTTTTAAACCCTTCCTTCCAAATAGTATTCATCATATGATGATCTACATTCTTTTTCCAACTGCCAACTACCCAACTAAAACCGGTATCACTTTCGTATAGATATAACTCATGTCCGTCAATGGGTGTCTTCGTATTCTTCATTTTAGCAATAATTTTTCTCATAAGCTCCTCCTTTTGAACGTTTTTATTACAAATTATGTATTTTTCTCATCGAATTTTTGTTTAATTGCTTTTGTTCACTTATTATATCATACAAACCATTTTCATAATTTTTCGAGAAAAAAGTATCAGACCTATAAAAAATATGAAAGATATTTATGTAACTTTGTTTGTTCGGCTTTCTCATATTTATCACGAATAAAAATAATAGGAGGAAGTTTATAATGCCAAGTGCAGTACGAACAGCAAAGAAGAAGAAGGAGTCTTTCACGCAAGGACAATTGACTCCCCCAAATCGGGAGTTTATCACATTAACGTTAACTCGACTTTCCGCTACTTACAAAACAGCAAGTGGAAAAAATGAAACCCTGACAATGGAAAAAAAGTCAGATGAAGAATTTACTGTAACACAGGGAGATACCGGTGTACGCTGGAATAATAAGAAAAAGGTTCGGAAATATACTATGTCTCAATGGGATGACGTATATGCGGATCTCATTCGCTCCGGCTGGACTCTCTTCGATACACAACGCCGAAAAAGAGTTATGGTTAAATCTCAAGGGATTACGATTAACGGTCACATGTATTCGCCTATTAAAGACAAATACGTGGAAGATATCGTAGAAAGATTGGTTTCCTACGCTAACCAAATGATTGAGCGTGAATACCAGCAGTCTATTTTAGATGTTCCAGAACATGCGTTCGAGGAAGCATCTGCGTGCTTAGATACATTAGCAAAAGAATACGAAAATATGAGCAACAAGGTTTTCAACGAACACCTTATGCATATCTTCGCTGTTCTCCCGCGACGAATTGATGTATTGGGAAAGTATATTGCTTCTAAGGATGCAACTGCCAACGATAGAGCAGAAATTGTTGAAACTGAGCGAGAACGATTGCAGGTTCTTCACACCATGCTTCGAGGCGGAAACATCCACAATCTTGAAGGAAAGGAAAATATTCTGGAAGTCTACGGCATTGAAATGCGCCGTTTTACTCCAGAAGAAGAACAGTTGGCGAAAAAACTGTTGAAACATCAAGCAGGAAAATTTGTTCGAGGATGGCGTGTAATCAACAAGCGGACCGAAAAGGATTTTCTCTCTTTCTGCAGCAAAGAACATCTGTCCGAAAACCACGGTGTTGATTACCTTTTTCATGGTTCAAAGCATCAAAACTGGTGGAGCATTCTTACCAATGGTTTAACCATTAACCCAATTGGGGTTGTGATCACTGGAAAAGCTTACGGTCAAGGCACTTATTTTGCACCAGATGCAATTAAATCACTCGGCTACACATCTAAAGCGGATGCCAAATATGGTGGTGGTCACGAATCTACAGGATTTATGGCCATCTATAAAGTGGCAACCGGCA
The sequence above is a segment of the Butyricicoccus intestinisimiae genome. Coding sequences within it:
- a CDS encoding sulfide/dihydroorotate dehydrogenase-like FAD/NAD-binding protein, which gives rise to MYQILEKRRLSSNVVLLVIDAPYVAKKAEPGQFIILRVDADGERIPLTISAYDRKKGTITIVVQEVGATTMKLGQMNQGDCLHDFVGPLGKASEFDGIKKAAVVGGGLGCAIALPQAQKLHDMGVDVDLIAGFRNTDAIILEDEMKGACSRLTLVTDDGSNGHKGFVTDALKELIEAGNKYDVVIAIGPMIMMKFVCKTTEPYGIKTIVSMNTIMVDGTGMCGGCRLTVGGETKFACVDGPDFDGHQVDFDEAMRRSAIYKPQEQAAREHQCNLMKMEVK
- the gltA gene encoding NADPH-dependent glutamate synthase, encoding MAKPNMSPVKNPIPEQDPNVRNKNFLEVSLGYDEATAVDEATRCLNCKNKPCVGGCPVNVQIPEFISLIKEGKFLEANAKIKETSSLPAVCGRVCPQESQCESKCVRGIKGEPVGIGRLERFAADYAMAHPSNDPIEVPASNGHKVAVVGAGPAGLTCAGDLVAKGYEVTVFEVLHTAGGVLMYGIPEFRLPKAIVQKEIDTLKAKGVKFMLNFVVGRTETIDDLFAAGYEAIFVGSGAGLPNFMRIPGEGFNGVYSANEYLTRVNLMKAYKEDSDTPIYHAKRVAVFGGGNVAMDAARCAKRMGAEEVYIVYRRSEAELPARKEEVHHAKEEGIIFKLLANPIEIYGDDDFHVKSVHIQNMELGEPDESGRRRPVPIEGSTDVLDVDAVIVAIGTSPNPLIRTTTPGLDANRKGCIVADEVGATSKEGVFAGGDAVTGAATVILAMGAGKKAAAAMDEYIQNKNK
- a CDS encoding NlpC/P60 family protein, translated to MSNGWYLISYNGKTGYISSQYTSKSKPNSSPSSANVSITEAIAIARRYIGYPYVWGGNGPDAYDCSGFTKMLYAKMGKTIPRTSYAQYSNCQKVSKSNLKAGDLVFFSTSTPISKIVSHVGFYIGNGYMIHAANTRQGIILDNINSNYYSQRYIGGGRY
- a CDS encoding SH3 domain-containing protein, which translates into the protein MKIKKPLLGLLVCASALLSVDKAYAATASVSEDANLRSDPYNTSSIVGTLTTGEQVEIGERRFQRAICQMVGI
- a CDS encoding DUF3791 domain-containing protein, with product MTANPILLQKKYSRVIECFAKQQGLSLDAALDFFYHSQVYQLIRDGVSDMHCMSDMYLAEELKQEYSDKIKNSK
- a CDS encoding DUF3990 domain-containing protein translates to MILYHGSFLEIAKPDLVHSRPNVDFGRGFYVTPLYEQAVKWCGKFKRRGKDGIISRYEYDESRENELKTMEFDSYSEEWLDFILNCRSGKDSTEYDLVVGGVANDKVFNTVELFFDGLIDKVEAINRLRYEKPNLQICFRTESALSLLHFEGSETL
- a CDS encoding DUF3791 domain-containing protein, whose translation is MTNEKIKNSSELEFAVFCIENVAAKLDVDAKRVYQAFTEQSDILNGYIVPEYEVLHTQSREYIVNDLLDVMKERGVEI
- a CDS encoding AAA family ATPase, encoding MKIKTLKLKNFRYFPDYEIEFHPKCNVLAGMNGKSATLDALSIALNQYLVELNCAKKNPINVEDVYCTATLVGGRIKSERHFPSIIC
- a CDS encoding PARP domain-containing protein codes for the protein MPSAVRTAKKKKESFTQGQLTPPNREFITLTLTRLSATYKTASGKNETLTMEKKSDEEFTVTQGDTGVRWNNKKKVRKYTMSQWDDVYADLIRSGWTLFDTQRRKRVMVKSQGITINGHMYSPIKDKYVEDIVERLVSYANQMIEREYQQSILDVPEHAFEEASACLDTLAKEYENMSNKVFNEHLMHIFAVLPRRIDVLGKYIASKDATANDRAEIVETERERLQVLHTMLRGGNIHNLEGKENILEVYGIEMRRFTPEEEQLAKKLLKHQAGKFVRGWRVINKRTEKDFLSFCSKEHLSENHGVDYLFHGSKHQNWWSILTNGLTINPIGVVITGKAYGQGTYFAPDAIKSLGYTSKADAKYGGGHESTGFMAIYKVATGNRYDGRLGTDGQLNWEKLQKIQPGAHCTWAECRYSGFQMDEVIVYRNEQSTIWGLLELAM